Below is a window of Microcebus murinus isolate Inina chromosome 3, M.murinus_Inina_mat1.0, whole genome shotgun sequence DNA.
GATATACATTAAGGATAGtttaaaaatacaagcaaaaaagttctagttttctttttaacagaaagGTATTATGATATCGAGAAAATGTACTGGACTAGGAATTAGGAGAATTGAATTCCAGACCATATAATTAACTTCCTATTCATTTCCAAGACATATTTGATGATggatctattttctatttctcatagCCTCTGAAAAGAATAGATCACTACACTGATGGCAGGGATTTTGTGCAAAGTAGTTCAGAGGCCCTTGGGTAGACTACAGGTAAGTGTTCTTTTCGAGAATTATTCTTGAAttattctatgaatttttttctaattacaaaatatataggCAAGTTAAATGCTTTTACAAATTcctacttttataaattttttaatgttgggagttaattttgtttatttatggtTTATCTGCTCTTTTATCCCTAAAGATTAGGATTCAAAAAAGACCTTTTTCTAGAGAACATGCCAATAAAAAAATGGCTACTGTTGATTTCCCTTGATCTGCCTTAATCTTCTTAGTTTTAGGGGTGTTTTCCCCCTTCTGTTATGAAAGGGATATATTTTCAATCgtagaaagttagaaaaatatagaaaagcagtaggaagagaaatcatctctGAGAGATCATTAGTGTTAGTATTTTCGTGTATTTCGTTCtagactttcttttaaaaagtacagtacTGCAGCCTAATCTACTCTTAAGGACCAGAGCCTAGGTATAGACTTGCTACTGGCAGGAGCTGACGCTAATGTCAGGTACTTACATATGTTATCTTAACCTCAGATTACTCCACGCTAATGTCAGgtactttacatatgttatcttAACCTCAGATTACTCCTGTGAGGTcagtattatttccattttggaaCTGAGGAAACTGACCCTCTGAGAAGGTAAGTGTTCCAAGTCTCACAGGTAGcaggtggcagaaccaggattagAAGCTCAGTGTTTCCTTTCCTACCCTCATTCCTTCCTGCCTAATCTCTAGTTGTTTATGCCATCTCGGAAATATAGGGAAGGCTGCAAGGGAATGACTGTTGCCCATTCACAGAGCAATATCCTGGTATGAAAGATTAGCAATGAATCCTTCTTTGGCAGCCTGAGAGAAACAGGATTGgagaaatatataatagaaacaaGAGATAAGAACTAGGAGTGGTAGCATTGTTAGGACTTATAAAGAAAACTGGAAACtcattttggatttcttttacATTATCTTGTTGAAGGTAAATTCTTGAATGTTGCCTAGAGCAAGAGTAGGTAAACTATGGCCTCCAGGCCAAATTCAGCCtgccacctatttttgtaaataaagttttattgaaacatgcCTGCCACACCCACTTGTTTACTACATATTATCTGTGACTGCTTTCACCCAATAATGGCATACTCAAGTCTTGGCAGTGGAGACTGCATACTATCTGGTCCTTTGCAGAGAAAGGTTACCAACACATGATCTAGAAATCTATATTTATGTGCTTTTAGTTTTATATGTCAGTGGTTAGATAGGATATATTCATTCAGCTAAGGagctaaaataaacttttaacagTTATAGGTTAGGTTAGAACAGACTTTTATCACCTGATGATTAGTGAGTATGGATTTCTGCACTTAAAcagttctaaaaaaataaatgctttatatcATATTTTAGACTGTGACAAAAGGTGCAGAATCTCTGATTTGTACAGACTGGATTCGTCACAAATTTACCAGGTCAAGAATTCCGGATAAAGTAAGAacaaagtgttttgttttgttttgttttgttttttggtatgttgttttttttaaaacatgtcttaAAAGGTACCTGTTTTTGTAATATGGAAAGCTTTTATGTTAAATTATGTGTGGTTGTAGGTAGTGGTGTAcagtttaaaacataaaatttatgtagctaataattattaagaataaaaCCGTGTTTTGTTACCTATGCCACTGGTCTCCACAGTagtgcatttttattatttcaaagtctGTTTATACCTGCTTATGGTTTTTgtggggggtgtgtgtatgtgtatcaccATTGTCCTGAGCAAACAGTAGGTCTTCCTACTCAGGCAGGCTCTCACTATATGACTCTTCATTTTCTGTATTGATCATTGCTACTTGGGATCTTTCAGCTTTTTCTGTTAGATTTGTATGTACCTATCATTCTTTCAGAAAACATTGATGAAGCCCTCcattgatttttgcttttattttcttttggtttgtttttgttgttgtttgttttttttaaattagtagacTTTATTTcgtagagcagttttaggtttatggaaGAATTGAtgagaaagtacagagttcctaTGTGTGCCGTCTGCCCAGCATACACAGTTCTCTCTGTTATTAACATTGGGCATTGGTGTGGTACGATTGATTAACATCTGGCATTGGTGTGGTACAATTGTTACAATGGATGAAATAGCATTGACACATTGTTAACTAAAGAccatagtttacagtagggtttgctcTTTATGCTATGCAGTTgcgtgggttttgacaaatgcataatgtcattGTATCCACCATTGTAGTGTCATAGGAATAGTCTTACTGCCCTAAATATCACttgtgctccacctattcatgCCTCCCTCCCAACTCCTGGCAACCGCTGATCTTTTTACTAActctatagtttttccttttctctaatgtcatatatttggaatcataGAATATGTAAGCCCTGGCCGGGCActgtgtctcacgcctgtaatcctagctctctgggaggccgaggcgggcagattgctccaggtcaggagttcgaaaccagcctgagcaaaagcaagatcccatctctactataaatagaaagaaattaattggccaactaatacatacagaaaaaattagccgggcatggtggcatatgcctgtagtcccagctacatgggaagctgaggcagtaggatcgcttgagcccaggagtttgaggttgctgtgagctaggttgatggcacggcactcactctagcctgggcaacaaagcgagactctgtcgcaaaaaaaaaaaaaaaagaatatataagccctttcagactggcttctttcacttaataatatatgcatgtaagtttcctccatgtcttttcttggcttgatagcttatttcttcttattgctgaataatactgCATTGTGTGGATATACAGTTTATTTGTGCAATTacttattgaaggacatcttggttgtttcccttttttttggcaataatgaaaaatgctgctatgaacattcgtatgcaggtttttatgtggacataagttttcagctcaacaggtaaatacctaggagtgcaattgctggattgtatggtacagactatgtttagctttgtaaaaCGTGGGTTTTTTGTTCGTTTATTTGCAGGTTTTTtctccctaattttttttattgtggtaaattacacatattataaaatgtacctgctgggtgcggtggctcacacctgtaatcctagcactctgggaggccaagacaggtagattgtttgagctcaggagtttgagaccagcctgagcaagagcgagaccttgtctctactaaaaatagaaagaaattagctagacaactaaaaatatatagaaaaaattagctgggcatagtggcatgtgcctgtagtccctcccagctactcaggaggctgaggcagaaggattgcttgagcccaggagtttgaggttgctgtgagctaggttgatgccacggcactctagcccaggcaatagagtgagactctgtcctaaaaaaaaaaaaagaaaagaaaagaaatgttcaaTTTGAAGTTGAAAATTATATACTAATTAAGGATGAGATCATCACATCCAAAATAAGAtggtaagaaaaaacaaaatagaaaaataaaataataaaaaaataataataattaaaaaaaaaggatgagatCATTACATGGGGGTGtgtgatttaataaaaaaatgggaGGTGCATAGAAGCTGTGTGTAAGTTGAAACTTTACCATTTATAATTCCTCCTTTGTAGGTGTTTCAGCCTTCACCTGAAGATCATGAAAAGTATGGTGGGGATCCACAGAACCCTCATAAACTACATATTGTTACCAGAATAAGAAGTACAAGAAGACGTCCATATTGGGAAAAAGATGTAATAAAGATGCTTGGATTACAAAAAGTATGCAACTATTTTAGTCATCTTTAGTGTTGTGTAAATTGgctttaaattttacatttttttaactttaaggtatatgtttattatttttgtgtttaagtGTATTACTTAGTGTGACTTACTTGTAAGTTTCAGACAGAATGAGCCTTCAATATAACACTTTATTGAAACACAgaactgttttttaaattgatccataatgttgtttcttttattcatagGCACATACCCCTCAAGTTCACAAGAACATCCCTTCAGTGAATGCAAAACTGAAAGTGGTTAAACATTTGATAAGGTTTGTTGTTTATCTCagcaattttttatttgtttgtttgtttttgaaatgatAGTCTTACTTTAATCAAGTTCTAGGATAAGATCACACAGCTTTGAAAAGCACTGTCACGGCAGAAAATGTGAGGATGTGCATAAAGCAATATTTCCAGAAAATACCAGAGGGACCAGACATAACCCTGACTTGGTCTTCTGCTTTGCCTCGATGCTGCTCTGTACCCAAGGCCAGAACGCTACTTCATCCAGCTGACTTAGGGGATGTCCTAATGCTCTGTGAATGTATCCAGTGTCTGCTGAAGTCCTCCACTCTCTGCTTGTGGGTTTCGGATGCTTTCTTCAGAATCCTTTCCATCTGCCGCTTCTCCGGCATCTTCTCCAAGGCCACCTTTGCTGGGGTCCGCTTGTCCAAGCCGCATGCACCACTTCCCCTCctcattctttttcctcatttccaTCACTTCCAGGAGTTTTGCCTAtgtccttctgtttctttttccgcTTGGTCATGCCACACTCTGTGTTGCTTCAGCGGTCCCTTTTGGACCTGCTTGTAGGCTGCCATTATCCTTACCCGCAATTAGGTAGTAGACTGCCCTAAGCAGTTTTAAACATGTGTTGCCTAGTGTAATTctaaatgcattttcttattttttaatattctgaaaaaacattttgtttactttattgacacataattgtatgGGCTAcacagtgatgtttcaatacatatagtGTATACTGATtgaatcagggtaattagcatatctgtcatctcaaacatttatttctttgtgatgagaacattcaatatctctttctagctatttgaaactatgtaataTTGTTAACTATGTATATGTTATAGTCATCGTACAGTGATACAGAGCACTAGAACTTAATTCACCTATctaaatgcattttcttatgtCACAGAATCAAGCCCCTGAAGTTGCCACAAGGACTTCCAACAGAAGAAAACATGTCTAATACGTGCCTCAAGAGCACTGGGGAATtagtagtgcagtggcatctgaAACCTGTTGAGGAGGAAACAATTAAGTCCTAATGCCAGAGTAGCTCCAGATTTAAAAAtgcaagtcatttttatttaaaatgatgagaatgttttcattaaaatttgttttaagtaCCAGTCATTTTCACTGACTAAACCTACTGTGATTCTTCCTTACTATAGACTTGGAGGTTTTAGTTTAAAGCTTAGTTCAATTTAattctctcccctttccctccttttttttttttttttttttttttttgattggctggttggtttgttttctctgagatagggtctcatctgccacctggactagagtgcagtggcatcatcgtagctcgctgcaacctcaaattcctgggctcaggcaatcctgcctcagcctcctgagtagctcaggCTACCGTACCACAGCACCAAGCTAACGTTTTAATTTGTTGTAGAGacagtctcattgtgttgcccaggctggtctagaactcctggcctcaagtgatctttttgcctctgcctcccaagtagctaggattataggcgtgtaccaccatgcctggccctttcTATCTTATAGTTTCACTCTAAAATGAGTGAGGATGGCATTGTTTAAACATCTAGGTTCAAGTCTACTGCCAACTTAGCCATTATCATTAACTGTTttgtaaaaattgttttcttgtttaattgAATTCACCTCTTTGAGTGAACACTGTGCTACCACTTGGAGAAATCCAGAGCTGACAAAAAGATGGTTCCTGCCCATCAGGAGCTTATACTCTGTTCTGCTGTAGAACAGAGATTCAGCCAAAATTGTGAAACACTGGGCACAGCTAGACTGGCTGCTTTGTGCTTCAGTgtctataaatacatacatggaCATGGGTTCATTTTATCCCTAAATTTAATACCAAAATGgtatgtattttctaattacaAATCGTAATTTGACCTAAACTTTATTATTGTACTCTGCTTGGGCAAAACATGTAGAGCGCTGTGTAAATTTTTTCCTCGTAGAACAAAGGTatgaaatgaaagcattttaGGGTTTATTCAAAAACAAACTATCATTCTATTTTCAGCTCCAGAGTTATACTTTGCAGGTAGTAAGTAATGGATCATAACTGGCAGTGGGTGTATAAAGGAGATGACATCAATAGCCGTAAATACCAATAACACATTCTTGTATATGTAAGAATGTGACAGGCTTCTAAACATACTCCTGCCTTTGTTACCAAAGTAAAGGTACTTCTCTTAATAAGGTAACTTTCAGAATGAAGAGGAAGGGCAGGAAAGCACTGCCATTATTTGCTTGAGAGACAGATTTTTAAGTAGAAGTGAAACTAGGGACATTGTAATAGTAAGGGTGTACTGAGGAGTCACTCTCCATACCAGGCACCTGGTATGGAgacaccaagcccagctaattttttttttcctgtagagacagggtctcaccatgttgcccaggctagtcttgaacttttGGGTGCAAATCTTctaacctcagcctcccaaagtgctggggttacaggcatgagccaccaaacctggccagcatcataaaagtttttatttccttttgtagcTGTTGTCTCTTGGGAGCCAGAATATCTATAACTCCCACCTGGAGAATGAAAATTTCCAAAGTGATAACAATTTTAATACTCTATATGGCAAGAGCTTTTCCAGTTCTCTTCCCCTTCGACAGTCTCTACAACCCACCTCCCACAGCTAGAGTCAGGGGAGATGAGGAGAACTTTAtggttattttttcctttggaggaATATTATTCAAATTCTTATTATCTTAATATTTCATAGTCCATGGTTAGCAGCCATACACTTTCAGCTGTCCTCAGCCGTCTTAGATTGGGTTGCCTGGAAATAGATTCTGAGATGAAAGTTTGTGTGCAAGTATTTATTTAAGAAGTGTTCTCTGGGGAAAATGTTGTAAAAGAATGGACCTGGGAGGGAAAGgactttaagaaaggaaaataaaaggcacGTTATCAAGCAACCCCCTGTAACTTTGACTCAGTTTCACAGCTGGCTCCGGAGACAGTGTAGGTCACATTGTTATGATCTAGACAAAGAAGCTAATGTATTAGAACCCCACGCCCATCAGTTATTGTTTAAGGTTTGTGGCTGCCAATTCCCAGGCCCTCCAGGATATTTCTGCTCCAGAGGGCAGCCCTCTGACAAAGAGACTCCGGTGCTGACTCTTGGGAGTAAAAGTGCTCAGGTAGCTGCTGAGCATGAAACATGGCAAAGGTGTCCAAGGAGGCACGGGTGAGATACTGACAGCATCTGTGATggtccacttcttttttttttttttttttttttttatttgtttttctcagcaCATAACTTCTGCAGAATATGGTCCACTTCTTGTACCACTCAGAGCCGCTTCTACACGGTAAGCTCATTCCACTGACTATCTAGGATGGTAACTGGTCACaacttttactttgtttttatttatttttcatttactccATGTCAGTGTCAAATGGTCacaatttttagaataaaacctTGAAATGAAAGGTGATTGGGACAAACTCCAGGCCTCACCTCCTCAGTTGATCCCAAAGCCAGAATTGATATGCACTGTCTTCCTCCACATACCACCTATTCAAGGCTGACCTTACCTGCAGCCAGTACTTCAGCTGGCCTGGGTTGCTTCACTAATAGGATGATGCAGACCTTCATCTCAGAGAGCTTTCGACCCCTTGTTACTGTGCAGTTCTCAGGCTGAGGTACAATTATCCATTCACAGTGCATTTGCCTTGCATTTAGCAAAATTGAAAGGGAGGTGCGGAGTGGGAAAGCTTTATAGTGAAGAGGATGGACTTCAGGCTTGGTGTCAGAAGTGTAATTCCTAGATGTATGAGCTTTCCAAATGCTCATTTTTAGGGGGCGAAGTAAGGTGTCCCTGAGGGAGTGGGCCACATGGCCATAAAGACTAGTGGGAATACCTTTGGTCAAGGAAGCTCAAGggtttttgaaaaatttgtgAACTTTAAAAATGCCATGGGTTCTCCCAACTTCCCAGATTATGGGTGGTAAGGACAGTGTCGTTTTTGGTAATGAGTAATGCCTTACAGAGACTTTTTATAATGGTCCCAGTAAAATGTTTGCCTTTGTTGCTTGATATAAAAGTTGGTATGTCTCAGGCTGGAAACAAAATCAAACAGCCTTTTTTAGCAACTATAAGGGCCATAGGTTTTTGGCAAGGAAATGCTTCAACTCATCCTAAACATAGACATATACAATAGTTAAAACACAGTTAAATTTCATGGGGAATGAAAACTGGATAAAAATCTATCTGAAGGTGCCCAAAGGGCACTTGAGGCTCCAGCTGCTGACCATGTCTTAGATTTACAGTTTTTCTAGGATTATGTTGTTGCCAGGTCACATGTGACCCCAAAGTAACCTCAGCTGCTTTTTAAAGTTTCCCTATCAATGTTAATTTAAGATAGTGATCAATTTTTCGGTATCATAATGCATAGTTTCATAGAGAAATTTAGCTAATATTCATTTTGAAATCATTTGGTGCCACCAAGCAGCCATCTTGGGAGTACCTGAGATTACCTGAGTGAAGGGAGCCAACCAGATTTTCCCTCATTACTTTTTTTCTGAGTAAGGGACTAcacattaatattttgtaatgGTTTCTTTGAATCCATCCAGCGATTTCTCCTTTGAGGGTTTAGTTCATGTAACTTTGGTTGAGGCTGCTTGTTTGGCACAACAAGCTTTCATATCAACTCTTTTTGTATGGATCTCAATCTTGATAACAGGCACCTCTCCCGGAAGTAGGCATCCTTTAACAGTTCccctaacttcttttttttttgagacagagtctcactttgttgcccaggctagagtgagtgtggtggcatcagcgtagctcacagcaacctcaatctcctgggctcaagcgatcctcctgcctcagcctcccaagtagctgggactacaggcatgtgccactatgcccggctaattttttgtatatatatttttagttggtcaattaatttctattttttagtagagatggggtctcgctcttgctcaggctggtttcgaactcctgacctcaagtgatctgcccgccttggcctcccagagtgctaggattacaggcgtgagccaccgcacccagccttcccctaacttcttttttttttctttgagaccgagtctagctttgttgcccaggctagagtgagtggtgtggcgtcagcctagctcacagcaacctcaaactcctgggctcaagcaatcctactgcctcagcctcctgagtggctgagactacaggcatgcgccaccatgcccggctaattttttctgtatatatcttagttggccaattaatttttttaaaaaagtttttgtggagacagagtctcactatgttgcccagactggttttaaactcctggcctcaagcaattctcctgcattggcctcccaaagtactaggattacaggcattagccactgtgcccagccatgacCTTATCTTAACTGATTACATCTGCGTAGATGTGATATGTGGTTAGAGAAAATACTTTGTATGACATCAATACCAAGTATCTATTGAGTCTTGATTTGTGGTCTAACATCACCTATCCTATAGAAccggggtcctcaaactttttaaacagggggccagttcactgtccctcagaccgttggagggccggactatagtttaaaaaaaactctgaacaaattcctacgcacactgcgcgtatcttattttgaagtaaaaaaaactggcaaaaacccccggcatgtggcccatgggccatagtttgaggacacctgctataGAATGTTCCATGAGTggttgagaagaatatatattctgctgttgtttggTGGAGTGTTCTATATATGTGTTTGGCctagttggtttatagtgttgttcaagtcccCTGTTTTCACATTGATCTTCTGTCTAGAAGTTATATCAGTTATTGAAAGTAGGGTACTGAAATCTCCACCTTACTGTACAATTAATGTAGAATTGACTATTTTTTCCTCAGTTCATTCAGTATTTGCTTCATCTATTTGAGGGCTCTGTTGTTTAGTCCATATGATTATAATAACAACTTAATGAGTTGACCCTTTGATCATTGTATAATGACCTTTTTGTCTGTTGTAACaaacttaaagtctattttgtctgatattaatatagacaccccagctctcttttggttattatttgAATGGAAtatcctttttcatctttttactttcaaactaTTTGTATTTTTGGATCTAAATTGACTGTCTTGCAGACAGCATATCATTTGTGTATGTCTTTTATTCATTCTACCAGCCTCTTGTCTTATAATGATGAGTTTAAACATTTATATGCAAATTGACTACTGataaaaaaaacttatttctgCAGTTTTGCTATTTGCTATCTATatgtctatattatttttattcctcaatTCTTCCAAATACAAccttttgtgtttgatttttttcctagtgtaCCTATTTGATACCACTGTCATTTCCTTCTGtacattttcagttattttattagtGGTTGCCATGGGGCTTATAATTAACATCCTAAATTTATAACAATCTAGTTTGAATTGATACCAGCTTAGCTTCAATAGCTTACAAAAACCGTTCTATATAGTTTCATTCCTCCTTTATGCTGTTATAGtgtcacaaattatatctttatatatgttcattaacatggatcatatagtattttatgtatttacttttaaatcatgtaagaaacaaaaagagaagttaaaaaccaaaaatacagtAATACTggattttatatttacctatgtaatTACCTCTGTTGGAGTACTTGATTTCTGCATATGACTTTGAGTTACTGTCTAGAGTGATTTCATGGCATCCTGAAGgattccctttagcatttcttgtagagCAGGTCTGCTTGTTATGAACTCTTCGAATATTTGTTTATCTAGGACTAATTTACCCTTAACTTACCCTtgttttttgaaagatagttttgtCACACATCGAATTTATGATTGacagttgttttctttcagtgtttAAACAAGAGGAatagcttgagcttgggagtttgagaccaacctgagcaagagggagacccccatctctacaaatataaaaaaaattagccaggcgtggtggtgtgcacctgtagtccatgctacttgggaggctgaggcaggaggatcacttgagcccaggagtttgaggttgctgtgagccacggcactcgcccaggcaacatagtgagacactgtctcaagaaaataaaaaaataaataacaataagcCCAAAACATAAGAGGCAAATGTATGGATGTAGAGTTAGAGAAAgtaaagtaagtaaataaataaataaaagttaaaaaatgaaaaataaacaaaaataaataaaaaatataaaatgggccgggcgtggtggctcacgcctgtaatcctagcactttgggaggccgaggcgggcggattgctcaaggtcaggagttcaaaaccagcctgagcgagaccccatctctaccaaaaatagaaagaaattaattgaccaactaaaaatatatatacaaaaaattagccgggcatggtggcgcatgcctgtagtcccagctactcgggaggctgaggcagtaggatcgctgagccccggagattgaggttgctgtgagccaggctgacgccacagcactcactctagcctgggcaacaaagtgagactctgtctcaaaaaaaaaaaaatataaaatgtcaaccTACTGCCTTCTTACCACcatggtttctgataagaaatcagCTTTTAATCCTATAGGGGATCTCATGTACATAATAAATTAACTTCTCCATTACTGCCTTTAAGATTCTCTGTCTTATACAGTTTGATTATTACGTGTTTGGTATAgatctctttcattttattctacttGGGGTTTGATGGACTGCTTagatgtgtatatttttgtttgtttacttccTTTTACTTTCAGAATGGCAAAGTactaaatgtgtatatttatattagtcatcaaatttaggaagtttttgaacattatttcttcaaatattctttctgccctttctctcccctccttctgTGATTCCCGTGTGTGTTGGTATGCCTCTTGTTTTCCCCTAGATCCCATGGGTTCtctacattattcttttttcttctttctttctgctcctcagaCTGgctaatttcaattattttatcttcaaGTTTGGTAATG
It encodes the following:
- the MRPL30 gene encoding large ribosomal subunit protein uL30m isoform X1, with the protein product MAGILCKVVQRPLGRLQTVTKGAESLICTDWIRHKFTRSRIPDKVFQPSPEDHEKYGGDPQNPHKLHIVTRIRSTRRRPYWEKDVIKMLGLQKAHTPQVHKNIPSVNAKLKVVKHLIRIKPLKLPQGLPTEENMSNTCLKSTGELVVQWHLKPVEEETIKS
- the MRPL30 gene encoding large ribosomal subunit protein uL30m isoform X2 — translated: MAGILCKVVQRPLGRLQVFQPSPEDHEKYGGDPQNPHKLHIVTRIRSTRRRPYWEKDVIKMLGLQKAHTPQVHKNIPSVNAKLKVVKHLIRIKPLKLPQGLPTEENMSNTCLKSTGELVVQWHLKPVEEETIKS
- the MRPL30 gene encoding large ribosomal subunit protein uL30m isoform X3, whose amino-acid sequence is MGRFRLNVQRVLVFQPSPEDHEKYGGDPQNPHKLHIVTRIRSTRRRPYWEKDVIKMLGLQKAHTPQVHKNIPSVNAKLKVVKHLIRIKPLKLPQGLPTEENMSNTCLKSTGELVVQWHLKPVEEETIKS